A window of Tripterygium wilfordii isolate XIE 37 chromosome 7, ASM1340144v1, whole genome shotgun sequence contains these coding sequences:
- the LOC120003137 gene encoding protein ASPARTIC PROTEASE IN GUARD CELL 1 yields MGRSLILCCILLVLFHSSSSPFVHCRTLKQSSKTTTTLNVEASIQQTLNVLSYNPKVTPFNQEERTSLSSSSMTMLLHSRASIQKTSHSDYKSLTLARLERDSARVRSLNARLDLAIKGISKTGLESSDASANFEDEDIKSPIVSGMSQGSGEYFSRLGIGKPPSQVYMVLDSGSDVNWLQCAPCAECYQQTDPIFEPTSSSSYSPLSCDTSQCKSLEDSECRNGTCLYQVTYGDGSYTLGDFATETITLGSASVDNVAIGCGHTNEGLFIGAAGLLGLGAGSLSFPSQINVSTFSYCLVDRDSDSASTLEFGSSLPPDAVTAPLLRNSQIDTFYYLGLTGISVGGDMLSIPESTFRIEESGDGGIIVDSGTAVTRLQTDAYNMLRDAFVAGTKESLPSASGLSLFDTCYNLSSISSVEVPTVSFHFPEGKVLPLPARNYLVPVDSEGTFCFAFAPTSSSLSIIGNVQQQETRVGFDLDKYLVGFIPNNC; encoded by the coding sequence ATGGGTCGAAGTTTGATTCTATGTTGCATACTACTAGTCTTgtttcattcttcttcttctccatttgTTCACTGTCGAACGTTAAAACAGAGCTCCAAGACTACCACGACTCTGAATGTTGAAGCTTCTATACAGCAGACTCTAAATGTTCTTTCGTACAATCCCAAAGTGACGCCGTTTAACCAAGAAGAACGCACttccctttcttcttcctccatgACAATGCTGCTACACTCTAGAGCTTCTATTCAGAAAACTTCACACAGTGATTACAAATCACTTACTCTAGCTCGACTCGAGCGAGACTCTGCCCGAGTCAGATCACTCAACGCTCGGCTAGATCTGGCCATCAAGGGCATTTCCAAGACCGGTCTAGAATCGAGTGACGCCAGTGCAAACTTTGAAGATGAGGACATAAAGAGCCCCATCGTGTCAGGGATGAGTCAGGGAAGCGGAGAGTACTTCTCCCGTCTCGGAATCGGTAAACCACCGAGTCAGGTTTATATGGTGCTCGATAGCGGCAGTGACGTCAACTGGCTACAGTGCGCACCCTGCGCCGAATGCTACCAGCAAACTGACCCCATATTCGAGCCGACGTCCTCTTCTTCGTACTCGCCTCTCTCTTGCGATACAAGCCAATGCAAGTCTCTTGAAGATTCTGAGTGCCGCAACGGTACCTGTCTCTACCAGGTAACCTACGGTGACGGCTCCTACACCCTAGGCGATTTCGCGACGGAGACCATCACGCTTGGCTCGGCTTCTGTTGATAATGTAGCTATCGGATGTGGCCACACCAATGAAGGCTTGTTTATTGGAGCCGCTGGCTTGCTTGGACTCGGGGCTGGCTCACTCTCGTTCCCCTCTCAGATCAACGTCTCGACCTTCTCTTATTGCCTCGTGGACCGTGACTCAGACTCTGCTTCAACTCTCGAGTTCGGCTCGTCTCTGCCTCCTGACGCCGTTACAGCTCCATTACTCCGTAATAGCCAAATTGACACATTTTACTACCTAGGATTAACAGGCATCAGTGTAGGCGGGGATATGCTATCCATTCCCGAGTCCACATTTCGGATCGAAGAATCCGGAGATGGAGGAATCATCGTTGATTCAGGCACCGCCGTGACTCGGCTGCAAACGGATGCTTATAACATGCTCAGAGATGCGTTCGTTGCGGGCACCAAAGAATCATTGCCGTCAGCTAGTGGCCTGTCCTTGTTTGATACATGTTATAATCTTTCTTCCATAAGCAGCGTGGAGGTTCCAACGGTGTCGTTTCACTTCCCGGAAGGAAAAGTGTTACCGTTACCGGCGAGGAATTACCTGGTACCGGTTGACTCGGAAGGgacattttgttttgcttttgcgCCAACGTCATCCTCGTTGTCGATAATTGGTAACGTCCAACAGCAGGAGACACGTGTCGGTTTTGATTTGGATAAATATCTCGTTGGGTTTATTCCCAATAACTGTTAA